The following coding sequences lie in one Flavobacterium sp. 20NA77.7 genomic window:
- a CDS encoding GNAT family N-acetyltransferase yields MISIHRVALTELPIIQHLAHEIWPQTYAAILSVAQLEYMLAKFYALDVLEKQLEKGQQFFLAEENGFPVGFLAIEHDCKASLLTKIHKLYVLHSCQGKGIGKQLIDFASTEAKGHKQKGLFLNVNKYNSAQLFYAKLGFSIIQEEVIPIGNGYVMDDYVMQLLF; encoded by the coding sequence ATGATTTCAATACACCGAGTTGCACTAACAGAGTTACCCATTATCCAACATTTGGCACATGAAATTTGGCCACAAACCTATGCGGCTATTTTGTCTGTTGCACAATTAGAGTATATGTTAGCGAAGTTTTATGCATTAGATGTATTAGAAAAGCAACTGGAAAAAGGGCAACAATTTTTTCTGGCTGAAGAAAATGGTTTTCCAGTTGGGTTTTTAGCTATTGAACATGATTGTAAGGCTTCTCTGCTTACAAAAATTCATAAATTGTATGTCTTGCATTCGTGCCAAGGAAAAGGCATTGGTAAGCAGTTAATTGATTTTGCAAGTACGGAGGCAAAAGGACACAAACAAAAAGGTTTGTTTTTAAATGTAAATAAATACAATTCGGCGCAATTGTTTTATGCTAAATTGGGTTTTTCGATTATACAAGAAGAAGTTATTCCAATAGGGAATGGTTATGTAATGGATGATTATGTAATGCAATTGTTGTTTTAG
- the rluF gene encoding 23S rRNA pseudouridine(2604) synthase RluF, translated as MEERGIRINKYLSECGFCSRREADKLLEQGRITINGKIPELGTKVEPGDEVVVNGKTITNNQKEHLYLAFNKPVGIECTTNQKTKDNIIDFIAYPERIFPIGRLDKASEGLIFMTNDGDIVNKILRARNNHEKEYIVTVDKPITDEFIQRMGDGLPILDTITRKCSVARISNTVFKIVLTQGLNRQIRRMCDYLGYDVLALKRIRIINISLDVPVGKYRHLTSEEIKQLNELIAPSSKTEEASIPKGVKTNYGSRNYDKRNR; from the coding sequence ATGGAAGAACGAGGTATACGTATTAATAAATATTTATCTGAATGTGGATTTTGCTCTCGCAGAGAAGCAGATAAACTTTTGGAACAAGGTCGCATTACCATCAATGGCAAAATTCCAGAATTAGGCACAAAAGTTGAACCAGGTGACGAAGTTGTTGTAAACGGGAAAACAATTACAAACAACCAGAAAGAACACCTTTATTTAGCATTTAACAAACCGGTAGGTATTGAATGTACTACGAATCAAAAAACGAAAGACAACATTATTGATTTCATTGCTTATCCGGAACGAATATTCCCCATTGGACGTTTAGACAAAGCTAGTGAAGGATTAATTTTCATGACGAATGATGGCGATATTGTAAATAAAATTCTTCGCGCTAGAAACAATCACGAAAAAGAATATATTGTGACGGTTGACAAACCCATAACTGACGAGTTCATTCAACGCATGGGCGACGGCTTACCTATTTTGGACACTATAACAAGAAAATGTAGCGTAGCACGCATTAGCAATACTGTTTTTAAAATTGTCCTTACGCAAGGTTTAAATAGACAAATTCGTAGAATGTGTGATTATTTAGGCTATGACGTTTTGGCTTTAAAAAGAATTAGAATAATCAACATTTCATTAGATGTGCCTGTTGGAAAATACCGCCATTTAACATCCGAAGAAATCAAACAGTTAAACGAACTTATTGCCCCTTCAAGTAAGACCGAAGAAGCAAGTATTCCCAAAGGAGTAAAAACAAACTACGGTTCTCGAAACTACGATAAAAGAAATAGATAA
- a CDS encoding zinc ribbon domain-containing protein, giving the protein MANKKELNVEEKLRAIYSLQLIDSKIDEIRNVRGELPLEVEDLEDEVTGLSKRLDKLNEDLENIDNLIKEKKNNIEDHKASIKKYTDQQKNVRNNREFNSLSKEIEFQELEIQLAEKHIKEMKASLEGKKAIVTETKERLASKENHLKHKKAELSDIMSETEKEENFLLSKSEEFRGKIEARLLEAYDRIRTNVRNGLAVVSIERGASAGSFFTIPPQTQMEIAGRKKIITDEHSGRILVDSALADEERQKMEQLFSKM; this is encoded by the coding sequence ATGGCAAACAAAAAAGAACTAAACGTAGAAGAAAAATTAAGAGCAATATACTCTTTACAACTTATTGATTCTAAAATTGATGAAATCAGAAATGTGAGAGGTGAACTACCTTTAGAAGTTGAAGATTTAGAAGACGAAGTAACTGGTCTTTCAAAACGTTTAGATAAGTTAAATGAAGATTTAGAAAACATTGACAACTTAATCAAAGAGAAAAAAAATAATATTGAAGACCACAAAGCTTCAATTAAAAAATACACAGATCAACAAAAGAATGTTCGTAACAATAGAGAATTCAACTCTTTATCTAAAGAAATTGAATTTCAAGAATTAGAAATTCAATTAGCTGAAAAACATATCAAAGAAATGAAAGCTTCTTTAGAAGGTAAAAAAGCTATCGTTACTGAAACAAAAGAAAGACTAGCTTCTAAAGAAAATCATTTGAAACATAAAAAAGCTGAATTAAGCGATATTATGTCTGAAACTGAAAAAGAAGAAAACTTCTTATTAAGTAAGTCTGAAGAATTTAGAGGAAAAATTGAAGCACGTTTATTAGAAGCTTACGATAGAATTAGAACTAACGTAAGAAATGGATTAGCTGTTGTATCTATTGAGAGAGGTGCATCTGCTGGATCATTCTTCACTATTCCACCACAAACACAAATGGAAATTGCAGGTAGAAAAAAAATCATTACGGATGAGCATAGTGGAAGAATTTTAGTCGATAGCGCTTTAGCAGATGAAGAAAGACAAAAAATGGAGCAATTATTTTCTAAAATGTAA
- a CDS encoding Nif3-like dinuclear metal center hexameric protein, whose amino-acid sequence MKLTDILSVLEEMAPLGYAEDFDNVGLLVGNKNQDISGVLVTHDALEEVIDEAIAKKCNLIVCFHPILFSGLKKITGATYVERAIVKAIQNNIAIYAVHTALDNHPEGVNKLFCNALGIKTGKILIPKTNYIHKLITYAPLENADTVRNALFNAGAGAIGNYENCSFNTKGLGTYMGNEHSNPVFGNQFEFVESEEIKIEVTFEKHLEGKILNALFKNHIYEEVAYELYQLENKHQNIGLGMIGELDTPLSENDFLQLVKEKMQCGGIRHSTFLNKPIKKVAVLGGSGSFAIPQAIREGADAFLTADLKYHQFYEAENQLLLADIGHFESERFTKNYIVDYLKEKITNFAIILSEVNTNPVKYF is encoded by the coding sequence ATGAAATTAACTGATATTCTTTCCGTTTTAGAAGAAATGGCACCACTAGGATATGCCGAAGATTTTGACAATGTAGGGCTTCTAGTGGGAAACAAAAATCAAGATATCAGTGGTGTTTTAGTCACTCATGACGCATTAGAAGAAGTCATTGATGAAGCCATTGCTAAAAAATGTAACCTAATTGTTTGCTTTCACCCCATTTTATTTTCGGGATTAAAAAAAATTACGGGTGCTACTTACGTAGAACGAGCTATTGTAAAAGCGATTCAAAACAACATCGCCATATATGCCGTTCATACTGCACTAGACAATCACCCAGAAGGTGTAAACAAACTATTTTGTAACGCTTTAGGGATAAAAACCGGTAAAATTTTAATTCCAAAGACAAACTATATACACAAATTAATTACCTATGCCCCACTTGAAAACGCCGATACCGTTAGAAACGCCTTATTTAATGCTGGAGCTGGTGCCATAGGCAATTATGAAAATTGTAGTTTTAACACAAAAGGTCTTGGGACTTATATGGGAAATGAACATAGTAATCCCGTATTTGGTAATCAATTTGAATTTGTAGAATCAGAAGAAATAAAAATTGAAGTCACTTTTGAAAAACATTTAGAAGGAAAAATTTTAAATGCATTATTCAAAAATCACATCTATGAAGAAGTGGCTTATGAATTATACCAATTAGAAAATAAACATCAAAATATAGGTTTAGGCATGATTGGTGAATTGGATACTCCGCTATCCGAAAATGATTTTCTTCAGTTAGTCAAAGAAAAAATGCAATGTGGAGGCATTAGACATAGCACATTTTTAAATAAACCCATAAAAAAAGTAGCTGTTTTAGGCGGCAGCGGAAGTTTTGCTATTCCACAGGCAATTCGAGAAGGTGCTGATGCTTTTTTAACTGCTGATTTAAAATATCATCAATTTTATGAAGCTGAAAATCAATTACTTTTAGCTGATATTGGTCACTTTGAAAGCGAAAGATTTACAAAAAATTATATTGTTGATTATCTTAAAGAAAAAATCACTAATTTTGCAATCATTTTATCAGAAGTAAATACAAATCCGGTTAAATATTTTTAA
- the lpxK gene encoding tetraacyldisaccharide 4'-kinase — MNLVRKILFPVSIIYWLVTFIRNWLYDKGVFKSTSFDVPVIAVGNLSVGGTGKTPQIEYLIDLLADTYKVAVLSRGYKRKSKGFVLADEQATAESIGDEPFQFFTKFKDKCLVAVDADRRNAINALMNLPNKPDVILLDDAFQHRKVKGGFYILLTAYNDLFVDDFILPFGNLREPSLGKKRADIVVVTKCPTNLDGLQQQNIIDKLQVECPVFFSSIVYDDFVYNNVSKINVEAIKNESKLLVAGIANPTPFFDYLQDKNDQLLTYPDHYFFTKNDCIKIAEKATTKKIVTTEKDFVRLNGLLPQNQLFYLPIKLKILKKSDFDTVIFNCINVNN, encoded by the coding sequence ATGAATTTAGTTAGAAAAATACTATTCCCTGTGTCCATCATTTATTGGTTAGTCACATTTATTCGAAATTGGCTATATGATAAAGGTGTTTTTAAAAGCACATCTTTTGATGTGCCAGTTATTGCTGTTGGAAATTTAAGTGTAGGTGGAACGGGAAAGACACCTCAGATAGAATATTTAATAGACTTGTTAGCAGATACGTATAAAGTTGCTGTTTTGAGTAGAGGATATAAGCGTAAATCGAAAGGGTTTGTGCTAGCTGATGAGCAGGCTACAGCAGAGTCGATTGGCGATGAACCTTTCCAGTTCTTTACTAAATTTAAAGATAAATGTTTGGTTGCTGTTGATGCGGATAGAAGAAACGCAATTAATGCTCTAATGAACTTACCTAATAAACCTGATGTTATACTATTAGATGATGCGTTTCAACATAGAAAGGTGAAAGGAGGGTTTTATATATTGTTAACGGCTTATAATGATTTATTTGTAGATGATTTTATTTTGCCCTTTGGTAATTTAAGAGAGCCTTCTTTAGGTAAAAAAAGAGCAGACATTGTTGTGGTTACAAAGTGTCCAACTAATTTAGACGGGCTACAACAACAAAATATAATAGATAAATTACAAGTTGAATGTCCTGTTTTTTTTAGCTCTATTGTGTATGATGATTTTGTTTACAACAATGTGTCAAAAATAAATGTAGAAGCCATTAAAAATGAAAGTAAATTGCTTGTTGCAGGGATTGCAAATCCAACACCTTTTTTTGATTATTTGCAGGATAAAAACGATCAACTTTTAACCTATCCTGATCATTATTTTTTTACAAAAAATGATTGTATTAAAATAGCTGAAAAAGCAACTACTAAAAAAATTGTTACAACAGAGAAAGATTTTGTAAGATTGAATGGGTTACTGCCTCAAAATCAACTGTTTTATCTTCCAATAAAATTAAAAATTCTTAAAAAATCTGATTTTGATACCGTGATTTTCAATTGTATAAATGTAAATAATTAA
- a CDS encoding T9SS type A sorting domain-containing protein, protein MRIFIIVMLLSVGNVVYGQQLHHEMLSSQGGSSVTSSGYLVRYTVGQQSVTGTSTTGYVVQQGFQQSNWGRILSQNTISVVTTVYPNPFVDLVKFSFSSSPGSTIDVLVFDILGRLVHSESVQNDSNLISLDLKKLSSAEYLVKLSSGSYIHSAKIIKQ, encoded by the coding sequence ATGCGGATATTTATTATAGTTATGTTGTTATCTGTAGGCAATGTTGTTTATGGTCAACAGCTTCATCATGAGATGTTAAGTTCCCAAGGGGGCAGTTCAGTTACATCAAGTGGTTATTTAGTTCGTTATACGGTTGGTCAACAATCGGTTACGGGTACTTCTACAACAGGTTATGTTGTTCAGCAAGGTTTTCAGCAAAGTAATTGGGGAAGAATACTTTCACAGAATACAATTTCTGTTGTTACTACTGTTTATCCAAATCCGTTTGTTGATTTGGTTAAATTTTCCTTTTCAAGTTCCCCGGGTAGTACTATCGATGTTTTAGTTTTTGATATTTTAGGTCGTTTGGTTCATTCGGAGTCGGTACAAAATGATTCGAATTTAATTTCGCTAGATTTAAAAAAATTATCCAGTGCTGAATATTTAGTAAAACTATCTTCAGGAAGCTATATTCATTCAGCAAAAATTATAAAACAATGA
- a CDS encoding beta strand repeat-containing protein — protein sequence MKKVFILVLFFNFILAYAQDKVVSKNGKEIEVNKDASTTSKGVVKLAGDLGGTADLPTVPGLTTKQDVLTLTTTGTGAATLTGSTLNIPTPSQGSPFTLQGTTTDAGTDKTSVIDRSGSIEVKSGYLKAIGNGNTFTIDPTDATGPRLKLGPVAVPNGYFELGSYNSINNFDTKTRDFNLMSTAKNNAFYLKNDTGFIGIGIGNPLSLFSNAASTTNFVSSNNSTQSTTGISWLTNTTGYNTSLYNSNNVVGSNGLQIKVANTSNQTIALEVGQNTTLSGTSIPLFNVLGNGNVGIGTNTPATKLEITSGISGTSGLRFTNLTSAATPSSNSNFLSLDASGNVIYATSGTTLPLITANGINSATTEVRDYNVWANRGNGFYITDSAGAIGNAIPNNGAWFALSQVANGSNYFGQTSLNDQGFWFRGGPTSTIVSNTWFRTLSLNANSRFVAQWDNTTNNTVTLNNRDNGPLAFATNDLERMRILANGNIGIGTTTPSAQLEVATNNALSTIIRRGGTADLTPANLVLQKTMGADAATHGAVTNGNFVGRILFSASNGTTYPTNGTDIVGYTAGLQSATNNGGGILFRTVPQNSIAPSIERMRIEHNGNVGIGTPNPTTNLDIVGGMSLRNVVGATGSNYGIEFNTNSNSPRIDWIYNGSYTGSFAGDSDFFFRLQNSKQGSGGFRFMTNPSGTALERLTILNNGNIGIGNTAPSQKMNIVGINNQPATTGTASNAILRIEGSTNHVLDFGTYANSPFGSYVQSVDKSNLATGLPLTLNPVAGNVGIGTSNPTSKLEVNGAATNTTAFNAAAGTSIDFSKSNLAYTTASAGAFTLTNLKDGGTYTLAVQGATSGTSSFTATGFTFKSPNNSATIASKHTLYTFIVMGTTVYYYMTTGL from the coding sequence ATGAAAAAAGTATTTATTTTAGTTTTATTCTTTAATTTTATTTTGGCATACGCCCAAGATAAAGTAGTCAGTAAAAATGGTAAAGAAATAGAAGTCAATAAAGATGCTTCAACAACCTCAAAGGGAGTCGTAAAATTAGCTGGTGACCTTGGCGGAACTGCTGATTTACCAACTGTCCCTGGATTAACAACAAAGCAAGATGTATTAACGTTAACAACAACGGGAACTGGAGCGGCTACGTTAACAGGATCTACTTTAAATATACCCACTCCAAGTCAGGGTTCTCCTTTTACTCTGCAAGGAACTACTACTGATGCGGGTACAGATAAAACGAGTGTGATAGATAGATCAGGTAGTATTGAAGTGAAAAGTGGTTATTTAAAGGCTATTGGAAACGGAAATACTTTTACAATAGATCCAACTGATGCTACTGGACCTAGATTAAAATTAGGGCCAGTGGCTGTTCCAAATGGTTATTTTGAATTAGGCTCGTACAATTCTATAAATAATTTTGACACTAAAACAAGAGATTTTAATTTGATGAGTACGGCTAAAAATAATGCCTTTTATTTAAAAAATGATACTGGATTTATTGGAATTGGAATAGGAAATCCACTTTCTCTTTTTTCTAATGCTGCCAGTACTACAAATTTTGTTTCCTCAAATAATTCTACCCAAAGTACAACAGGTATCTCTTGGTTAACAAATACAACGGGTTATAATACTTCTTTATATAATTCTAATAATGTAGTTGGATCAAATGGACTTCAAATAAAAGTAGCCAATACCTCAAATCAAACAATAGCTTTAGAAGTGGGACAAAATACTACATTGAGTGGTACATCAATCCCTTTGTTTAATGTATTGGGTAATGGAAATGTAGGCATTGGCACCAATACTCCAGCTACTAAATTAGAAATTACATCAGGTATATCAGGTACATCAGGATTAAGATTTACTAATTTAACTAGTGCAGCTACGCCTTCTTCAAATAGTAACTTTTTATCCTTGGACGCTTCAGGAAATGTTATTTATGCTACAAGTGGAACTACATTACCTTTAATTACTGCTAATGGAATAAATTCTGCTACAACAGAAGTAAGGGATTATAATGTGTGGGCAAACCGAGGAAATGGTTTCTATATTACTGATTCAGCTGGTGCAATTGGTAATGCCATTCCTAACAATGGTGCATGGTTTGCCTTGTCTCAAGTAGCAAATGGGTCAAATTATTTTGGGCAAACTTCTTTAAACGATCAAGGATTTTGGTTTAGAGGAGGGCCAACTTCAACTATTGTTTCAAATACATGGTTTCGAACACTTTCATTAAATGCTAATTCAAGATTTGTAGCTCAATGGGATAATACCACTAATAATACGGTTACATTGAATAATAGAGATAATGGTCCTTTGGCTTTTGCAACTAATGATTTAGAACGAATGCGAATATTAGCTAATGGAAATATAGGTATAGGAACCACAACACCCTCAGCTCAATTAGAAGTGGCTACAAACAATGCATTATCTACAATAATCAGAAGGGGCGGTACGGCAGATCTTACACCCGCTAATTTAGTTTTACAGAAGACTATGGGAGCTGATGCCGCAACGCATGGTGCTGTAACTAATGGAAATTTTGTAGGTAGAATTTTATTCAGTGCTTCAAATGGGACTACTTATCCTACAAACGGAACTGATATTGTAGGTTACACTGCCGGTTTACAATCTGCAACTAACAATGGTGGTGGAATATTGTTTAGAACGGTACCACAAAATAGCATTGCACCGTCTATAGAAAGAATGCGAATTGAACATAATGGTAATGTAGGTATCGGCACGCCAAATCCAACTACAAATTTAGATATTGTAGGTGGAATGAGTTTGAGAAATGTAGTTGGAGCTACAGGTTCTAATTATGGAATAGAGTTTAATACCAATTCAAATTCTCCTCGCATTGATTGGATATATAATGGATCGTATACGGGTTCTTTTGCGGGAGATTCTGATTTTTTCTTTCGCCTTCAAAATAGTAAGCAAGGTTCAGGAGGATTTAGGTTTATGACCAATCCAAGTGGTACTGCTTTGGAAAGATTGACTATTTTAAATAATGGAAACATTGGTATTGGGAACACTGCACCTTCTCAAAAAATGAATATTGTAGGAATCAATAATCAACCTGCTACGACGGGAACTGCATCAAATGCTATCTTGCGTATAGAAGGAAGCACTAATCATGTATTGGATTTTGGTACTTATGCTAATAGTCCATTTGGTTCATATGTTCAATCAGTCGATAAATCAAATTTAGCGACGGGCTTACCTCTTACTCTTAATCCTGTAGCGGGTAACGTAGGAATTGGGACCTCAAATCCAACCTCTAAATTAGAAGTTAATGGTGCGGCAACAAATACTACTGCATTCAATGCAGCTGCTGGCACAAGTATTGATTTTTCTAAAAGTAATTTAGCTTATACCACTGCCAGTGCAGGAGCGTTTACTTTGACAAATTTGAAAGATGGGGGAACGTATACGTTAGCAGTACAAGGTGCTACTTCGGGGACTTCTAGTTTTACAGCAACAGGTTTTACTTTTAAATCTCCAAATAATAGCGCTACAATTGCAAGTAAACACACTTTATATACTTTTATAGTAATGGGAACTACGGTTTATTATTATATGACAACCGGATTATAA
- a CDS encoding glycine-rich protein: MQKIVVSFLLFVVTNAFGQIMGTPYIVPLATFQNNVTFNYTGAQQSWVVPLDVTKIGVELVGAQGGGTNAGKGGKVTAELTVTPGTTLILIVGGQPINANAVYGGGGIGGSNGATTTRNGFAGGGLAGIYLTSENQANAFAIAGGGGGNSGLSALLGGVAGAPNGTSGGQGNYAGYQEGGKGATQSAGGARGVSIDPATVASTAGTALNGGKGGSINSSTWTAGGGGGAGYFGGGGGAGGGSSVGAGGGGSSFVSATAGTNIVYTSGFNVGNGKIIIFY; this comes from the coding sequence ATGCAGAAAATAGTAGTTTCCTTTTTATTGTTTGTTGTTACAAATGCTTTTGGACAAATTATGGGGACACCTTATATTGTTCCACTGGCTACTTTTCAAAATAATGTTACTTTTAATTATACGGGTGCTCAACAATCATGGGTTGTTCCTTTAGATGTTACGAAGATTGGAGTTGAATTAGTAGGCGCTCAAGGTGGGGGTACAAATGCGGGTAAGGGAGGAAAAGTAACTGCTGAATTAACCGTTACGCCCGGAACTACTTTGATTTTAATTGTTGGTGGACAGCCCATAAATGCTAACGCTGTATATGGTGGAGGTGGTATAGGAGGATCAAATGGTGCAACAACTACTAGAAATGGTTTTGCTGGTGGAGGACTAGCGGGAATATATTTAACTTCTGAGAATCAAGCGAATGCATTTGCTATTGCAGGAGGTGGAGGCGGAAATTCTGGGTTAAGCGCATTGCTTGGCGGTGTGGCCGGTGCACCAAATGGTACAAGTGGAGGTCAAGGAAATTATGCAGGATATCAAGAAGGAGGAAAAGGCGCTACTCAAAGTGCAGGAGGAGCAAGAGGAGTTTCAATAGATCCAGCCACCGTGGCTTCAACTGCTGGTACAGCATTGAATGGAGGGAAAGGAGGTTCTATTAATTCTTCTACATGGACAGCTGGTGGAGGAGGTGGAGCAGGATATTTTGGCGGTGGTGGAGGAGCTGGAGGCGGATCTTCGGTAGGGGCAGGAGGAGGAGGCTCTTCTTTTGTGAGTGCTACTGCTGGTACTAATATTGTATATACCAGTGGATTTAATGTGGGTAATGGTAAAATAATTATTTTCTATTAA
- a CDS encoding T9SS type A sorting domain-containing protein, with protein MRIFVTIMLLALGFNSYCQQLHHEMISSQGGSSVTSSGHLVRYTVGQQSVIGTSTNGYVVQQGFQQSNWGRIVSENTISVVTTVYPNPFVDLVKFSFSSSPGSTIDILVFDILGRLVHSESVQNDSNLISLDLKKLSSAEYLVKLSSGSYIHSAKIIKQ; from the coding sequence ATGCGGATATTTGTTACAATTATGTTGTTAGCTTTAGGATTTAATTCTTATTGTCAACAACTTCATCATGAGATGATAAGTTCTCAAGGGGGTAGTTCAGTTACTTCTAGTGGTCATTTAGTTCGATATACGGTTGGTCAACAATCTGTTATTGGTACTTCTACGAATGGCTATGTTGTTCAGCAAGGTTTTCAGCAAAGTAATTGGGGTAGAATAGTGTCAGAGAATACAATTTCTGTTGTTACTACTGTTTATCCAAATCCGTTTGTTGATTTGGTTAAATTTTCCTTTTCAAGTTCCCCGGGTAGTACTATCGATATTTTAGTTTTTGACATTTTAGGTCGTTTGGTTCATTCGGAGTCGGTACAAAATGATTCGAATTTAATTTCGCTAGATTTAAAAAAATTATCCAGTGCTGAATATTTAGTAAAACTATCTTCAGGAAGCTATATTCATTCAGCAAAAATTATAAAACAATGA